The genomic region AAATCATGTAAACTAGCCTATGTGTATCACATCATGGAGGGAATCGGAGCGAGCCTAAAATCAATTTTAGGGTGGATCTTAAATTTAGTCCTTTGTGGTTGAATGATTCCCGGTATGAAAAGAAACACATGCCTACGCGTTGATAGATGTCCTCCTACACCCCTAGTTCATTTCCTATATCTTTTGACCTTCTTTTCCATGGATGGGACATGCCATGATTTCCCTTGTGTTTCTATATTCATCCATGTCTCCAGGTATGTTTGTATATGTGTCAATGAGATTGTCTATTTCATATTGTTCTCATATATGAAATGATGGATTCATCTCCAATCCTATGATCTTTGCATGTCTCATATTTTGATGCAAAGACCATGGAAAATTGTTCTATGGTAAAATAAAATAAAGTTAGCAGTTTTTTACATGAAAAGGGAAAGGAAAAGGTCAATTGGTAAGTAGGACTAGAGATGATGTTCAAACCATTATTTGAGATGAGATGAGTTGTGTTGCTTTGTTCTTTGTTTGACTAGTGTGCCGCATGTCTTCATAATCCCATGCACATGAATTGGAAACTTACTTGCCCTACTAATAAAATTTGATGTTTTCCTAGTATTATTCACATATTTGTATTTATTTCTGTTAAAATTATGGTTTTTGTTATACTAGTTGTGATTTATCTAAAATGTCTAGATTTATTATGGATTTCTATATTGTTTTTAGGATCTATTTTCTGCTTTTTCTAATCTATCAATGGCTATATAGATGCTATTGGCATTCTAAATATCATTATTTTTGCCCATAGTGACATCCTGGCCATTTCTCATGATGGCCCATGTGTGTGAGTATGGTTGCGATAAGCTTCGCTAACTTATAAAAGTGAGTGCACACCAACATATAAACTCAATAGTCCATGTGGTAGCAACTTCGTATTACCTTTTTGCCCAAGGTGAGGACAAAGCCACAAGTGAGTTTGAGTCATATGCTAACCCAGTATGAGGTTAGGCCTAAGCTATTCGGAAACTTGGACTTTGCGCCTAGGGTTTCACCTCCTTCGTTAACTGCCAGATAATGTCCTGGTGGAGAAGATGTCCCAATGGAAAGAGGGGATCCCCTTGGGTATTTTACTATCGTAGATTTTTTCCCCTCTTAGAATCAAGCAAAACCTCATAGCACACTGCTACCAAAAAATAATTTGGAGAAATCTATTCCATAACAGAGGGAAAGAGTCTAACAAAAGAGAATGGAGAAAATCATTCAACGGGGGAAATTGTTGCGTGAGCAACATAATCCACTTGTAATTTTGAGCATATAATTTTACTTGAAAATTAATTCATATATGGTTTGGAATAACTCTCATGTTTTATAATTTTCACTTGAAATTGTTCAGTTGTTTTCTAGCAATAATTTGGCATCCACATGACTCCTGTTGTGTTGCATCTTTGAAACCAACCTTACAGTTGTATCCGGGTTCTTAATGATAGAGGGGGCAATTTTGCACAGCTTTCCAAACCAATAGCATAAAATACATAACAAAAGATAAAATTACACCGTAACTCTATTTTTCATGCTTAGAAGGAAAAGGGTGGAAACAATGGCAAAGTCAAGATCAGCCCAAACCGGCCTTGTAGCTACAGTCCATGAAGGATTTCTCGGCCATGCCCAAGGTGGCAGCCCAGGCTACCTAGGGCCTGATGTCGCCATTGGATGGAATTATGCAATACTTTATAAAGAACGCTCTTATAGGAAGAGTAACTAGGTAATCGTTCAAGTAATGCTCTCCctcatcttctgagaatgcatTCTGTATTGTATGCGCAAGTGTTTGAAGAAAATGCCCTCTCAACACTAGAATTGCACAGAGATAGTTCAGTTTGAGAGTCTTTGTAAATAGTTTCATACATGGGTTTCGTCTTTAATCAAACAAGCATAATAGATAGCTCGAAAAACATTCCCACCTTGCTAAATCTTTCATATTATGTGTATGAGCGACATGGTTTCAACAGTTTTACCTAGCTTGTGACTTGTTCCGCCTCTATTGCTTGATAGCTAGAGCATGGATATGGGAATCTGGATGATGCTCTAGACCTTAAAGTTATCATTATTGACTACTTGAATTGGTTAGTAATGAAGAAAGATGCCTACTGGAGGTGCTAGAATCGAGTAGTGGTGTGTATACAGCGGGGGTGAGGGGGGTGCCTAGAAGGGTGTAAGACATATTGGTCGCCCATTTTCCTTGTACAACTCGAAATACATATGTGTTTTTCACACATGTCATCAGCTCCTCATACACAAAATACGCACAATTTGTAAAACAAACTAAGTACTAGCATAAGACCTATATGTTACAGTAGGGGAACTCAAATTGATCATGGCATAGTCAATCCGCTGAGCTTTTCTTGTTGTCATTCAATCTTAATTAGAGAGAACATTTGATTTGAAACTTTCACAGCCTATTGAGCCTCTCTACCACCTCTTTCATTGTCGGTCGATACTTAGGAGACTCCTCTGTGCAACTTTGTGCGATGTCCAAGAAAGCTTTCACCTCCTTTGTTTCCTTTTCCCCTTCTAAACCCATTCGATGATCCGCAATCTCCGAGGATATGCCGGCCTCAACCTTTTCCCTTGCCCATTTCAATAGTTCTACTTCCTTACCTCTAATGTTCTTCATTGGCCAGCTTGGTCGTCGACCGGTCACTGTCTCCATCATTAGCATGCCAAAACTGTACACATCTGCTTTCACGCTTGCTCCCACGCCTTCACGTATCTCTGGTGCCATGTACCTTTGTGACAGTTGCATAAACATAAGATCACATATATCCTTTTTGAAGCACAGTAATCCTATCGATGGTCTAAAATATGAGAAATGTGGTGTTTGCTATTGCAAAGAAAGGCATTGTAATACCGAACTATGTGTCCATTTATGTTTTAATCTAACTAGTATTTTGTTGCCTAAAAATCGTAAACCGTACTACCGTAACTACAACATACTCAACTTCGCTGCACTGAGCTTGTCTTCTATGCATAACTTTAAACCACTCCTTGTATTCATATGTGAACAAAAATGCAAAACATGCAACCACAAAGTAGTTAGATAATAATTTTGGTCCTCCTAGAAAAACATAGCTTGGCAGGTGGTACCACTCCTGCCTCCATAGAAACGATGTTGGGCTACTTAAATCTGAGTAAAACTCATTAGTGGTCATTGAACTTGTTCTAAAAATTCACTTGTTGGTCATAATCAAGAATACCGATTTATCGTATGATACTGAGATCACATCGGTGCGCAGCAACAGTCACCGTATACGCTTCACGGAGTCACGGGGCGACTTGTTGTGCTTAGAGTTTCTTCAATAGAAATATACCTCCAAGGGCTAGTCCTAGATAGTCTCGTATTTTTATATTTGTTTTCCATATAAAAGGACGGCAGGACGAGGTGGGTCTACTGAAAAGTCAGTTTAAACTATGCCTCATCCAACTTTTCACTATATTCAGTCGAATTTCATGTCGTCTGATGCATTCGTGCTCTAAAAGGTTTACGGGTCTGTTTGAAACTTGATTTGGTATTTACTTTCAACACTGAAAACATGCGCAAAATGTGAACTCTGAAGTGAAGTGATTTGCAAGAAGGCCAGTGCATTACCCCGCTGTGCCGGCGGCCTGCGTGCTGAGCTGCGACGCGGCAGGGCCGCCGGTGACGACCCTCGCATGGCCGAAATCGGCGAGCTTGGCCTCGAACCCCTCGTCGAGTAGCACGTTGCTGGACTTGACGTCGCGGTGGAGCACGGGCGGGTGGCGGTCGTGGTGCAGGAAGGCGAGCGCGGCCGCTGCGCCGCGGGTGACGCGGAGGCGCGCGGGCCACGGGAGCAGGCCACCGGCCGAGGCGGCGTCGCCGTGCAGCCAGGCGTCGAGGCTGCCTCGCTCGAGGAGCTCGTAGACGAGGAGGCGGTCGCGCCCGGCGGCGCAGTAGCCGAGCAGGCGCGCGAGGTTGCGGTGGCTGAGGCTGCCGAGCACCTCCAGCTCGGCGCGGAACTCGCGGTtgccggcgccggcggcgtggtCCGCGGAGAGGCGCTTCACGGCCACCGCGGGCCCGCCGTCCGGGAGCACGGCGCGGTACACGAACCCGAAGCTGCCGTCGCCGATGATGTTGTCCGGGGAGAATTCGCCGGTGGCCCTAGCGAGGTCGTCCAGCGAGAGCTTCTTGAGCGAGGAGTCGACGGCCGATCCGTACAGAGACCACGACGAGGAGAGCTCCGACGATATCCCGATCGGGGCGGAGACTGGgagggacgacgacgacgggcagCGGTGGTCCGGCTCGAGGAGGCGGTTCTTGCGGTGGCGGCagaggaaggcgacgaggaggcaggggaaGGAGATGCCTACGGAGGCAGCCACGGTCACGACCAGCGCTTGGTACACGCCGTCCATGGCTGCAGGGCCGGGTAACCACGGAAGTGGGGAGGAAGATGTGGCCTATTGATTCGTGAGAgtgggaggaagaggaagagtcgCCCGTGGGGTCAAGAACGTTCGGCGGATTGCGGTTGACTATTTCTCCTGCGAGGAAGACTTTGACTGCTGACTAGCCAGTCTCCTCGCTCTCTTCTGCAGGCCGTGTATATTTACGCACAGGTATATTCTCTTTTTTTTGAGCGTCCGCACAGGTATATTCTGGAGTACATTTGATGCACTTGATAGTAAAAAATACACTCAGTACTGAAGGAGAACCTGATATGATGTCACATTATACTTTGTGTTCGACGGGCTTCCGCCTCAGATTCAAGGCGAACATGCGTCTATTTTGTGCTTAGTTTGCGACGGCTGCAATCTGTTGAACTTACTGCTTCTTGATCCTAAACTTTGTAAGAGATCAGGACATATTTCACACGGAGAACGGCTAACCAAACAGTAAAACAGGTTCACGAGATGAGATTATTGTGTGATCCCCCGCATTACCAAACTCTCACCTTAATCTCCCTTCTCTAATCTCTCTGTCTAGCTCCAACAAGCGAAAGAGATACGGCAGACTTCGAAGCAAACAAGCCTGCTTGGCATTCACATCCACAGAGAGGTAAAACCCGAGATAACTAAACGGGAGGCCGAAACATATTTCACACGTTCTACTAGGTGTTGAGGTACTTTGCTGGCTGGCCTAGCTAAACAAACCACAGGTAAGCCACACAAAATTTGCCCGGCGGCAAGTCGTACAGCATCAGACCGCATAAAGATTCACGTCAGAGAGCCCCACATGGAGCAACAGGGTAAGCAAAAACCATCAGGTAATTAAGCACAGCAGTGCTAGCTTCATGGTTTGCTGCACTTGGCATGTCCCAGTTCAATCTAGCATCGGGCCACGCCCGCGGCCTCGGGCGCGCCATGGCCCTCCCCTTCTTCCCATGCCACGACCTGCAAAGCGACGAATGTTAGTGATGAGAGGTAGGGGCTTGCAAGAAGCACGGCGACATTATAGGTCACACCGAGCTTACCACGGCCTGGAGGAGGGTATTCATAAGGTTCGTCGAAGTATTCATTCTGCTCCATCCATCTTCCCCTGCCACGCCCTGCGAAGCCATGGAGAATAGGAGCCATGAGAGGAAAGGGCATGCAAAAGCCACAGGAAGATGGTATGTGAGACCGAGCTTACCACGGCCTGGAGGAGGGCGATACTCATCTGGTTCGCCATTGTAGTACTCACTCTGCTCCATTCTTCTTCCCCTGCCACGCCCTGAGAAACCATGAGGAACATAAGCCATGTGAGATAGGGGCATGcaaaaaatgaaaaacagaaaCAATGATACATCAGACTGAGCTTACCACGGCCTGGAGGGGGTTGATACTCATCTGCTTCGCCATCAAAGTATCCACCCCGCTCTTCATAGTAGCCACCCCTGCCACCATAACCGTAATCATAGCCATAGCCACCACGTCGACCACCTCCGTGGTAGCCACGGGCTCTTCCCCTTCCTCTTAGCCGGCCTCTCCCTCTGCCTCTACCATTGTAGTAATAGTCTCCATCCTCCTCCCATTCTTCACCCCAGTCATAAGGAGGGGGTCCATTGCTAATAGCTGTACTTGTTTATCATCACAGAATTAACATAGTTTCTTGTCCATATGATTTGTTGCAAGAAACTAACGCATGTACTCTGGACAAACTTATAAATGTAGACTGAAAAACAAGTCCAGAAAATGGAGCCGATTGAAGCACTGCGAACTTAGAATGCAAGAAAACTAGATGGTGCCCAATGAATTCACCCTCAAGATTTAAACTATTCAATGTAGAAACAAAAAGGCAAGAAATAGTATGAAAGGTTGAGCGTGTCATAAATTAGATGTGGTGACATTtaaaatccactatgcatgtgtAAAGGAGTAAACTGTATtatgtattactccctccgtccgtaaaagcttgtcccaagcttgtccttcgaatggatgtatctagcaccaaattttgtgctagatacatccatttgagggacaagcttttccggacggagggagtacgtaataAGATACTGTAACTTGGCAACATGGAATGTTAATGTTATAAAGATACGGTCGTATCTGAGGGCCATATGAGTTACTGTCTGAAAGTTGTGTGCTCAGAAAGACATGAGAAAAGAAGATACCTCTGCCCCTGCCCCTTCGGCCGCCACCAGGTCCACCACGACCTCTCCCACgagcagagggaaaggatcctaaATTACCATGAAGGACGTTGTGATCAAATGGTGATACATGTGAAAAATAAAAATCGGTGGAGCGGATCAACTCAGAGCAACAccttcatgttcataatcaaaagCAGGTTTCACCTCTTCAGCTGGTATGGGTGGCTGGTACCTAAGGGTATATACCCACAATACGCAGACAAATTACGGCCAGTTTCCAATATTGAACAACAATAGACAGCTAAGGGAACTCAAAGCGGCTGAATCTGAACTGATTCAATATCTGGTTGTACAAAAATGAGTGAAAGGACAGGGTTTGCCTTACCCTGGAGATGACGTATCCAATGGTTCCTTGGACAATGTTAGGGTAATCATTGATACATGACGAGTTGTCTCTAGCCTGTGGTAAAAGTGCATTAGTGTGGCAAtaaatctttcttctttttctgaaGAAAAGAATATATGTACATCCATACGGGACAAGGCCTTCTTCCAGAGGCTCCCATGTGTAGGTGATGCCAACAGATTCAATAGACGTATTCTGATGGAGACCAGCAACCCTTCTCTGAGGAACATTATGTGTCAAATTAGCAAAACAAATAACAAATAACCACATTAATAACAGATATTTTAAGGCAGAAGAAGTTACTATTAACCTTGATCAATTCAGCAACCATGACCGTCTTATTTATGGCTCGTCCCATGGCTTTGATAGTGATCTCATCATGCCCATTTTCCTGAAAAAATGCATACAAATAAATATACAGtaggaggaagaaaaaaaaagtGGTTCAGTTATGAATTCAACCAAAATGAAGTCAAGATTAACACCATTTAGGGATTCTGAAAAATTCTGTTGACCACTGACCACCAACAGGTTTTCATAAAATAATGACTGAAGCGGTATATGCAAATATGAAGGTAGCTTTTCGACATTCATGTGAACTGCACACGAGTTCATATCATTTTATTATAAGCTGATAACCTGCAGATACTTCAGGCATCAAGATCGAATGGTAAGTAAGTGAAACAAAGACAAATTGAAAGGCTTCACAAATCGTTCCCGATAATGTCAGGAGCATCGAAATACAGAACAAGTAAGTATGTTAGATCTTAAAGAAGCATTCATCTTACAAGTATTAACCAATCTTACCCAATAAACCTCAAAGTCGATTTCACGCATAAATAATGTTTGTAAAACGTGCTTACggtttatttattttttacttAAAAAGAACCTAATGTTCCATCTCTCACTCAGTTTTGTCCATCCTTCGTCCAACCTCCCACCCTCCAccgatttttttggtttttcaccTCTTCTGATTTCATCAAACCAATCTTTGGTAACCCAAATCTATGTATATGAAATTAGCAATAAATCCACGGTCCATAAATAAATTGTTTTTTCTGGTAAAACCTGGTCCTGATCAGTCATCTTTGGTAATCCAATAAATAACAATAAAATTCACGGCCCAGAGGTAAATAAATATCAATCGAACTCATATAGTATTTGGTAACCCAATAAAGCAGATTAATCATGGGCACATATCTATTTTATCAGTTTAAGAAATAGCTGGAAATCTATACTTTGTAACCAAAATGTAATGTTATTTTGTCTATTTGCTTTGCATCAAGATTTGTCCCATGTGATTCTCTTACTGTGTTCCCCCGTGGCACCACAGAGACACATACCTAGTAGAATTATAAATAAAAAATCTAACATCATACTCGGTGGCAAATAGAAACACTTAATGATAAATTAAATACATGTGAGCGCAGGCATAGGATGTTGAGCAGTATTCCTGAACATATCTCCACTATCGAGGCATTTACCAGATTGTTAAAAATAGCATACAAAGAAATTGTTGCTTATTGAACACCAGATAAGGACAAAACGAAATGACAAAGCATAGCAAGGGGAGTCACCTCAAGCAACGACATTCCATAGCCGATATAGTTCCTCATCCTCCCGAGCGCAGTGATTCTGATCTCATTCTCGCGAATCGGTGTCTCATTCCGAGGCTTCTCCACCCTTTGGTATCTATCCATGGCTATGAATAAGATAGGTTTTAGCATGGCAAGAGCAGCAGCATGAATAAAGTGCACGGAAATAAGGTAGTAGACATGAAAGGAGATGAGACGCAAGGATAAAAACGTAAGAGGCGACATGATAAATCGGATAACCGCCGGCCGCGACTCATACACCCCCCAAGAACCCTAACCCCAGCAGTCGGTTGCAGCAAACGGTGCACGAGATGAGAAGCTAAACCCACGCGAAACGGAATGAGAAGCCTAGGAAGACACGCCATGACGGCAGGGTGCGAGTTTCTTCGAAAGGAAGAGAAGGGAACACGAAGGAGCAGATGGCCCCGCGATACCCTGAATTCCTGATCCAGGAAAGCAGCCCGCGGCGCAGACCCCAGGAAGCTGCCGGAGTGACGGCGGTGACACCGATTCCGCTCCGCGTCGCGGAATGGCGCGAACAGGGGGCCCGCCGGCAACGTCGCCTCTGCCGCCTACGCGCGCTCCCCGGCGGAGGCGAGGGGTCGAATCGgctcctggccgccgccgccgccgccgccgcacgaaTCGAATGAAGAATCGACGGGGGacgaggagagggggaaggaatcGATCGCACCTTCGGGCTCGCTGCTCCGCTCTGCCTGCGGAGAGAGTGAGGAGGGGTCCTCGAGGTCGACGGGGGTGGAGGGGGAACCTACCGTGGCGTGTTGGGGTTCATGGACGCATTACGGTCGTCCCTACGGGTGACGTGGAGGCGCTCCGGACGTTCGTTCGGGCGATTGCGTGGGCGTGTGGCCTCGATGGACCGGTTCGAGGATAAGGAGGGACTGCGTGCCACTGTCAGTTGAGGCCAGCCGACAAGTGGGACTGCGGGAGGGGCTCCGCGTCACTACAGGGCCTGCCTGCTGACACGTGCGACACCTGTGATAACGATACTCCCTCAAGCGGTGCACTagattttttttaagtcaaacttcacaaattgATCAAGTTTGTTTCTGGAAAATaatatttacatctagaatgccaaATATATACCTTTAGATTCATAATGAGTTGCAGCTTCGTATTCTATATATATTTGATATTATAGGAAAAATAGTTTTCTTTACAACTTGATCAAAGTTTGCAATATTTGACTTTGCAAAAAATCTGTACGCACTACATTATGAAAATGGATGAAGTACTTCATAGGGCGATGCTCCGTGCTGGTCAACTCACGCGAGCTCCGGACCAGCCACATCCAAACCGCTTGATGTGTTCCTCTTAGCCGCGACCCTCTTGCAAAACGAGAGACGCGTGTGGTCAACCCTCTACCCCTGTGCGAGTTGGAGGATGGACGGTTGCGCGTTGGTCGGTAGCACCACGTCGTGCCTGGCCACAGCTCGATTGCAACTTTGTTGCCCCTTTCCTGCGGGTGGTATTGATGTTGCTCGGCCATCGTTGTCGTCGGAGCACCAACGCATCTCTGGTTGTTTGTGGTTCTAGCTCGCCCCCCATCCCCCTATCGCAACACCCATGTTCACCATCGCTGGTTACAACAACGATGCTCTCTGGTTCAACAATCGGGTGTCACCGTCTAGTTGCAGCTCCTAGTGATTCCCATCGTAGCATCGCGGTGACCCATTGCAGCATCTCGACATCAACATCGTGGCATCCACGGACGCTAGTCGTAACTTCGACTCCCTCATCGCAGCCTGCCATCTCGTCGGTTCTAGCAAAAAAATCGAAGCAAAATGATTGTAGCTTCCATGGGAGCCGATTGCAACTTTCCCTTCCTCCTCACTGGGCACTGACGTAGCTTATGCAAGCGCCGGTTGCAGCTTTCGCCATCGTTGGTTTCAACGGTGGTGGACAGTAGCTTAGCATGGTGCGGCTGCACACCCCGGCGGGCATGGAGGCACTCGCGGCGGAGATCAACGGTGAGATGCCCATTGTAGCTTCCACGGGAGTTAATTGCAGCTTTCCCTTCCTCCTCACTGGGCACTATCGTAGCTTATGCAGGCGCCGGTTGCAGCTTTCTTCATCGCTGGTTTCAGCAGTGGTGGACAGTAGCTTAGGATGGTGCAGCTGCACACCCCGGCGGGCATGGAGGCACTCGTGGCGGAGATCAGCAGTGAGGATGCACATTGTAGCTACCACGAGAGTTGATTGCAGTTTTCCCTTCCTCCTCACCAGGCACTATCATAGCTTATGCAGGCGCCGGTTGCAACTTTCGCCATCGCTGGTTCCACTGGCTAGTCTGTAGGCTGCTTTCTTCTCTTTGGCCTGCCCATCTTTTGGTGACAAGCTCCGCCACTTGCTGGTTCTAGCAATGGTGGACCGTAGCTTAGCATGGTGCAAGTGCACACCCCGGCCGGCATGGAGGCACTCATGGCGGAGATCAACGGTGAGTATGCACACTTCAGCAGGCATGGAGGCACTCGTGGCAGAGATCAACGGTGAGGAGCCGAGAGAGAATGGTGACAAACGTGAGTTCAAAAATAGGGGCAGGGCTCGCCAAGAAACGAGACGAGCCAGAGAGGATGGCGAAGCAAGCGTGAGTTAGCAAAGGGGGACAGGGGAGGAGCTCGCCAAGAAACGAGACAAGCCAAGAGAGGATGGGTTGGAGGTGGCCAGTAGGGAGCTCGCCAAGAAACAAGCATCCAAGCAGAGGAGCTGAGTGAGGATGGCGACGAGCGTGCGACCAAGAGATGAGGACGAGCAAGCGACCGGCGCTACAATCGACCGATGTGAATCGTTTTCCTTCATGTGGTCACTCGAACAAGCTGACCTAATTTTAACAGTCGGTACGGTAACAAT from Triticum aestivum cultivar Chinese Spring chromosome 4A, IWGSC CS RefSeq v2.1, whole genome shotgun sequence harbors:
- the LOC123086588 gene encoding leucine-rich repeat receptor protein kinase MSL1 is translated as MDGVYQALVVTVAASVGISFPCLLVAFLCRHRKNRLLEPDHRCPSSSSLPVSAPIGISSELSSSWSLYGSAVDSSLKKLSLDDLARATGEFSPDNIIGDGSFGFVYRAVLPDGGPAVAVKRLSADHAAGAGNREFRAELEVLGSLSHRNLARLLGYCAAGRDRLLVYELLERGSLDAWLHGDAASAGGLLPWPARLRVTRGAAAALAFLHHDRHPPVLHRDVKSSNVLLDEGFEAKLADFGHARVVTGGPAASQLSTQAAGTAGYMAPEIREGVGASVKADVYSFGMLMMETVTGRRPSWPMKNIRGKEVELLKWAREKVEAGISSEIADHRMGLEGEKETKEVKAFLDIAQSCTEESPKYRPTMKEVVERLNRL
- the LOC123086589 gene encoding heterogeneous nuclear ribonucleoproteins A1 homolog isoform X3 yields the protein MDRYQRVEKPRNETPIRENEIRITALGRMRNYIGYGMSLLEENGHDEITIKAMGRAINKTVMVAELIKRRVAGLHQNTSIESVGITYTWEPLEEGLVPLETTRHVSMITLTLSKEPLDTSSPGYQPPIPAEEVKPAFDYEHEGSFPSARGRGRGGPGGGRRGRGRAISNGPPPYDWGEEWEEDGDYYYNGRGRGRGRLRGRGRARGYHGGGRRGGYGYDYGYGGRGGYYEERGGYFDGEADEYQPPPGRGRGRGRWMEQNEYFDEPYEYPPPGRGRGMGRRGGPWRARGRGRGPMLD
- the LOC123086589 gene encoding heterogeneous nuclear ribonucleoproteins A1 homolog isoform X2 — encoded protein: MDRYQRVEKPRNETPIRENEIRITALGRMRNYIGYGMSLLEENGHDEITIKAMGRAINKTVMVAELIKRRVAGLHQNTSIESVGITYTWEPLEEGLVPLETTRHVSMITLTLSKEPLDTSSPGYQPPIPAEEVKPAFDYEHEGSFPSARGRGRGGPGGGRRGRGRAISNGPPPYDWGEEWEEDGDYYYNGRGRGRGRLRGRGRARGYHGGGRRGGYGYDYGYGGRGGYYEERGGYFDGEADEYQPPPGRGRGRGRRMEQSEYYNGEPDEYRPPPGRGRGMGRRGGPWRARGRGRGPMLD
- the LOC123086589 gene encoding heterogeneous nuclear ribonucleoproteins A1 homolog isoform X1, producing the protein MDRYQRVEKPRNETPIRENEIRITALGRMRNYIGYGMSLLEENGHDEITIKAMGRAINKTVMVAELIKRRVAGLHQNTSIESVGITYTWEPLEEGLVPLETTRHVSMITLTLSKEPLDTSSPGYQPPIPAEEVKPAFDYEHEGSFPSARGRGRGGPGGGRRGRGRAISNGPPPYDWGEEWEEDGDYYYNGRGRGRGRLRGRGRARGYHGGGRRGGYGYDYGYGGRGGYYEERGGYFDGEADEYQPPPGRGRGRGRRMEQSEYYNGEPDEYRPPPGRGRGRGRWMEQNEYFDEPYEYPPPGRGRGMGRRGGPWRARGRGRGPMLD